The nucleotide sequence GCGTCGAGCGAGGGGTGGAGCACCGGGCAGGAGGCAACGGGGACGACGCTGTGCGAACCGGCCCGGAAGAACCCGAGCACGACGTCGCCCCCTGCGCGGACCGCATGCAGCCGAGCGCGGTGCCGGTAACCGTACTCGCGCGGCGAGGGGATGACGGCCGGCACGGGCGGCGGCTCGAGACGGCCGATGCGCCGCAGCGCATCCTCGACGACCGCACGCTTGGCGGCCAGCTGCGCGCGGTAGGCGACGTGCTGCCAGGCGCAGCCGCCGCAATCGCCGAAGAGCGGGCAGGGCGGCTCCACGCGGTCGGGCGAGGGGACCACGACCCGGAGCACCCTGGCCCGGCAGTATCTGCTGCGGTCCTCGACGATTGCGGCCTCGACGACGTCGCCCGGGGCGGCGAGCGGGACGAAGACCGCCTTGCCGCCGATGTGCCCCACGCCGTCGCCGCCGCCGGCCAGACGCTCGATGCTTAGGGTCTGCCGCCCCGTGCGCGCGTGTCCATGCCGTTCCCGCCTCACGGGTCGATTCTAGCGGATCGGGCGCAGCATCTCCCGGCTGGTCCGCCGGAGTCGATGTAGTATGCTCGGTCAAGGAGGCGTCGGCATGCCGGATCAGGCGGAAGGAAGCAAGCTCGCGCGGTTGGAGGCGGCGCTCGCGGCTACGGGCGGCTGCCTCGTCGCCTACTCGGGCGGCGTCGACAGCACCTTCCTGCTCGCGGTCGCGCGCCGCGCGCTCGGCGATCGCGTAGTCGCTGCGACGGTGCGCACGCTCGTTCACGCGCCCGGCGAGGCCGAGGAGGCGCACCGGCGGGCGCAGGCGCTTGGCGCGCGGCACGAGACCATCGACCTCGACCTGGATGCGCACCGCGAGGTGCTGGCCAATCCGCCGGACCGGTGCTACCTCTGCAAGCGCCTGGTCTTCACCGCCCTGCGCCGCCGCGCGGACGAGCTGGGACTGCCGGTCCTCGCCGACGCCACCCAGGCGGACGACCTGGGCGAGCGGCGTCCGGGGCTGCGCGCGCTGCGGGAGCTGGGCGTCGCCAGCCCGCTGGCTGAGGTCGGGCTTGGCAAGGCCGAGATCCGGGCCCTGTCGGCGCAGCTCGGCATCGAGGGCGCCGACCGGCCGTCCGCGCCCTGCCTGGCGACGCGGGTGCCGTTCGGCGAGCCGATCACGCGGGAGCGGCTCGCCCGCGTCGCGGCGGCGGAGCACGCGCTCGCGGGACTGGGGTTCGCGGCGCTGCGGGTGCGCGACTACGGCGAGCTGGCGCGGATCGAGGTGCGAGCCGCCGACCTGGAGCGGGCGGCCGGCCCGGCGCTGCGGTCGCGCATCGTGGAGGCGCTCCGGGCCGTCGGGTACCGCTACGTGACGCTGGACCTGGAAGGCTATCGCACGGGGAGCATGGACAATGCCGGAGACGCGCCATGACCCCGGAGCCTGCACCGGAACAGGAAGGAGCAAGGCCCATGAGCACCGATTACGAGATCATCATCATCGGCGGCGGCCCCGCGGGGCTCACCGCGGGCATCTACGCCGCGCGGGCGCGCCGCAAGACGGTCCTCCTCGAGAAACACGGCACCGGCGGCCAGATGGCGCTGACCTGGGAGGTCGAGAACTACCCCGGCGTCGAGAAGATCAACGGCTACGAGCTCGGCCAGCGCATGGAGCAGCAGGCGCGGAGCTTCGGGCTGGAGATCCGCAGCGCCGACGTCACCGGCATCGCCTCCGCCGCCGGCGTCCATCGCGTCGGCACCAGCGAGGGGGAGCTGACCTGCCGCGCTCTCGTCCTGGCTGCCGGCGCCCGCCACAACCGGCTCGGCGTTCCCGGCGAGGCGGAGTTCACCGGGCACGGCGTGTCGTACTGCGGCACCTGCGACGGCGCCTTCTACCAGGGGGTGCCGGTGGCTGTGGTCGGCGGGGGCGACACGGCGCTCCAGGAGGCGCTCTTCCTGACGCGCTTCGCGAGCCGGGTCTTCCTCGTGCACCGCCGCAACGAGTTTCGCGCCGCGAAGTGCCTGCAGGAGCGCGTCGCCGCAGAGCCGAAGATCGAGCCGGTGCTCGAGTCAGTGGTGGAGCGGATCGAGGGCGGGGCTGCGGTGACCGGGGTCGCGTTGAAGAACGTGAGGACCGGCGCCGCGAGCCACCTCGCTGCGGAGGGGGCCTTCATCTTCGTCGGCACGACGCCGAACACGGAGTTCCTCGCCGGTTTCGTCCCGCTGGACGCGCAGGGCTTCATCCCGACGACGCCGAACCTCGAGACGCCCGTGCCGGGCGTGTTCGCCGCCGGGGACTGCCGCGTCAAGGCGCTGCGCCAGATCTCGACGGCGGTCGGCGACGGCGCCCTGGCCGCGACGATGGCGGACGACTACCTCTCGCAGTAGACGGCAAGTCAGCCAGCGACGCCTCGATCGCGAATGGGAGTGATTGCCGGTTGCGTCGGGGGTGATAGCGGCGATACCCGCGCCAGAGGGGGCGGAGCCCCCATGGAAGCGCCCGCGAGCGCGCTGGAGCGGTCGAATGCAGGGATCGGGCGCTGATGGGCCGTTCTGGGCGGTCTGTGCACTACGCGTGGGCGATCGTTGTCGGCGGGACGCTGACGACCTTCGCCGCCCTCGGCCTCGGCCGTTTCGCGCTCGGGATGCTGCTGCCGGCGATGTCGGCCGACCTCGGCCTCGGCTACGCCCGCATGGGCTGGGTCGGCACCGCGAACTTCGTCGGGTACCTGATCTCGGTGCTCGCCAGCGGCGTCGTGGCGGCGCGCATCGGCCCGCGGCGCATGGTCGTCGCGGCGCTTGCCGTCGCCGGGCTTTCCCTTGTCGCCCTCAGCCGCGCACGCTCGCTCGAGGCGGTCCTCGTGCTCTACTTCCTCACGGGGCTCGGGAGCGGCGCGGCCAACGTCCCGGTGATGTCACTCGTCGCCGCCTGGTTCGGCAGCCGCTCGCGCGGGCGCGCCGCCGGCTTCATCGTCAGCGGCAGCGGCTTCGCGATCCTGCTCTCGGGGTGGCTGATCCCGCTGCTCAACCGGCAGCATGGCGCCGGCGGCTGGCGCGCGAGCTGGTTCGCGCTCGCGCTGATCGTGCTGGCCGTCGCCGTGATCGACGCGATCGTGCTGCGCGACCGCCCGGCGGACAAGGGGCTGGAGCCGCTCGGGGGCCCCGCGGCGGCGTTCGAGCCGCCAGCCCACCACCCGCACGGCATCCGCGGGGTGCTGCGGCGCGGCGCCCTCTGGTACCTCGGCCTGCTCTACTTCCTCTTCGGCTTCACCTACGTGATCGCCGCCACGTTCATGGTCACCTCGCTCGTGCGCGACCGCGGCTTCCCCGAGTCGGTCGCCGGCACCTTCTGGTCCGCGGTCGGCGCGCTGAGCCTGCTCTCGGGGCCGATATTCGGCACCCTCTCGGATCGCATCGGGCGCCGGGGCGGCCTGGCGATCGTCTTCGGCCTGCAGGCCCTCGCCTACGCGCTCTTCGCCTCCGGGCTGCCGGGGTGGTCGCTCGCCCTCGCCGTCGGCTGCTACGGCGTCACCGTCTGGAGCGTGCCCTCGATCATGACCGCCGTCGCCGCCGACCTGGCGGGCCCGCGCAACGCCGCCGCGGCCTTCGGCTTCATCACCTTCATCTTCGGCCTCGGCCAGATGGCGGGGCCGGTCGTCGCGGGGGTCCTCGCCGAGCGCTCCGGGCACTTCGCCTCGAGCTTCGCGCTCTCCGCGGCGCTGGCCGCGCTGGCGGCCGGGCTGGCGCTGCTGCTGCGCGTCGGGCACCGATCGGGAGCGGACCGGCCCGGAAGGGACTGACGCGGGTCCGGACGCGCCCAGGCGCCCGCGCATACCGCGCGCCCAAGGCGCTTTGTGCTATTCTGACCCGACGCACTGACATTGCGAGGTTGATACGATGCGCAGCGACCTGATGAAGAAGGGCGTCGAAAAGGCGCCGCACCGCTCCCTGATGAAGGCCGTCGGCCTCACGGACGAGGAAATTGCGCGGCCGCTCGTCGGCATCGCCAACTCCTGGAACGAGATCGTCCCCGGGCACACGCACCTGCGCGACATCGTCGACGCGGTCAAAGCCGGCGTGCGCCTCGCCGGCGGCACGCCGCTGGAGTTCGGCGTGATCGGCGTCTGCGACGGCCTGGCGATGAACCACCTCGGCATGAAGTACTCGCTCGCCAGCCGCGAGCTGATCGCCGACTCGGTCGAGGTCATGGTCACCGGCCAGCCCTTCGACGCGCTGGTGCTCGTCCCCAACTGCGACAAGATCATCCCCGGGATGCTCATGGCGGCGCTGCGGCTGAACATCCCGGCGATCGTCGTCTCCGGCGGGCCGATGCTCGCCGGCCGCCGCGGCGGCAAGGCGGTCGACCTGATCTCCGTCTTCGAGGGGGTCGGCGCGGTGAAAGCGAAGAAGATGAGCGCCGCGGACCTCGCCGAGCTGGAGGACTGCGCCTGTCCGACCTGCGGCTCCTGCTCGGGGATGTTCACCGCCAACTCGATGAACTGCCTCACCGAGGCGATCGGCATGGGCCTGCCCGGCAACGGCACGATCCCCGCGGTCACCGCGGCGCGCCGGCGTCTCGCCAAGAAGGCCGGCATGCAGGTCATGGAACTGCTGCGGCGTGACATCCGGCCGCGCGACATCGTGACGAAGAAGGCGATGGCCAACGCGATCGCGGTCGACATGGCGCTCGGCGCCTCCTCGAACACCGTGCTGCACCTGCCGGCGATCGCGAAGGAGGCCGGGTTCCGGCTCGACCTGGAGACGTTCAACAAGGCCGCCCGCGCGGTGCGGCGCCTCTGCGACATCTCGCCGGCCGGGCCCTGGCACCTCGAGGACGTGGACGCCGCCGGCGGCATCCCGGCGGTGATGGCCGAGCTGGCGAAGGGCGGGCAGATCAACCGCTCCACGATGACGGTGAGCGGCAAGCGCACCGGCGAGTTGCTCAAGGCCGCGAACCTGCGCGACCCGGAGGTCATCCGCCCCTGGGACAAGCCTTTCGCGAAGGAGGGTGGCCTTGCGGTGCTCTTCGGCACGCTGGCGCCCGGCGGCGCGGTGGTCAAGCAGTCGGGCGTGGCGCCGGAGATGCTCCGGCGCACGCTGACGGCGCGCGTCTTCGACAGCGAGGAGGCGGGCTCGGCGGCGATCCTCGGCGGGAAGATCCGCAAGGGCGAAGTCATCGTGATCCGCTACGAGGGCCCGCGCGGCGGCCCCGGCATGCGCGAGATGCTCGCGCCGACATCCGCCGTCGTCGGCATGGGCCTGGGCCTCGACGTGGCGCTCGTGACCGACGGCCGCTTCTCCGGCGGCACGCGCGGCGCGGCGATCGGCCACATCTCGCCCGAGGCGGCCGAGGGCGGCCCGATCGCGCTCGTGCGCGACGGCGACCGCATCGAGATCGACATCCCGGCCCGGCGCCTCGATCTGCTGGTCGGCGATGCCGAGCTGGCGAAGCGGCGCGCGGCCTGGAAGGCCCCGAAGCCGAACGTGACCACCGGCTATCTCGCCCGCTACGCGCGGATGGTGCGCTCGGCGGGGACGGGCGCGGTGCTGGAGGACTAGGGCCTCGCACGAGGGGACAGAGACATTTCCTCCTGAAATCCATGCAAAGAGGCGCTCGAGCTTGCAGAAAATAGATCCATCCCCCTTTTCGGAGCCGGCTCCCGCGGCGAAACCGGCCGCCAAGCGCGCGGTGCGGACCCCGGCGCCGCTGCCGTCCGCCGAAGCGCGCGAGGAGCGCAAGCTCGTCGAGGGCTGCCGCCGCGGCGACTTCGACTGCTTCGAGCGGCTCGTCGGCCGCTACGAGAAGAAGATCTACAACCTCGCGCTCCGGATGCTGCGCGACCCCGATGACGCGCGCGAGGTCCTCCAGGAGACGTTCCTCAAGGTCTACGACAACCTCGAGAAGTTCCGCGGCGAGGCGCACCTCTCGACCTGGATCTACCGCATCGCCATGAACGAGGCGCTGATGCGCATCCGCAAGAACAAGCACCGGCCGCGTCCGCTGGAGATCACCGACGAGGACGGCGAGAGCCGCCAGATCGACGTCGAGGACTGGGCGCCGGTGCCGGTCGAGCGGCTGCTGACCAAGGAGCTGGGCGGGGAGCTCGACCGCGCGATCGCGCTGCTGCCGGAGGACTACCGCGGGGCGTTCCTGCTGCGCGACGTCGAAGGGCTCTCGAACGAGGAGATCGCGAAGGCGATGAAGCTGTCGGTGCCCGCGGTCAAGTCGCGCATCCATCGCGCGCGGGTCTTCCTGCGCAACGAGCTGGCCCCCTATCTCATCAAAAAAAAACGTGGCAACTGAGCGCCTGAAGCCCTGCAATACGCCGGAGTGCCGCCGCATGCGGGCGCTGCTCTCGGATTTCCTCGACCACACCCTGCACTGGCGCGCCGCGCGCGCCCTGCAGGCGCACCTGTCGGCCTGCCCGCCGTGCGCCCGGTTCGTGGTTTCCGTCGAACAGACGATCGTCCTCTACCGCGAGCGTCCCGTGGTCGACGTGCCCCCCGCGGTGCGCGGGCACCTGCGCGAGTTGCTGCGCGAGCGGCACGCGGCCGCGCCGAAGAAGAGCCCGAGCCGCTGCGGTCTGAAGTCGTCGCCGGCGACGCCCGCCAAGGCCCGGCAGGGCCGCGGAAAGCGTCCGGCGAAGAAACCCGCCGGAAGGTCCTGACGCTCCCGAGGGCGCCCGGCATCACCATGGACTGGGGCAGGGTTTCGCTCGAGCTCGCGGCGCTCGGCGCCGACTTCCGCGACGGCGTCCTGCACATCCTGCCGTACTTCCTGGTCGGGGTCCTCCTCGGCGCTTTCATCCGGACGTACAAGTTCCACGTCCGCCTGCGCAAGCGTCTGCCGGTCTTCGGCTCGTGGGCGGTGGTCGCGGCGACGCTGATCGCGGTGATCAGTCCGCTGTGCGCCTGCGGCGTGCTGCCGATCATGGTCTCGCTCGTCACCTCCGGGGTGCCGCTGGCGCCGGCCATGGCGCTGCTCGTGACCTCGCCGCTGATGAGCTTCGAGGGCTACGCCGTGACGGCCGGCCTGCTCGGCCCGGCGTGGGCGAACGCCAAGCTCGTCGCGGCGATCTTCATGGGGCTGTGGGCCGGGCTCATCACCCACTTCGTGACGCGCCGCGGGGGCTTCGCCGTGGAGGAGATGTTCCGGGGGAAGGTGCCCGAGGGCGACATCCACGACCCGGACTGCGACCACCGGATCGCCTGCAATTGCCCGGACCGCTGGTCGAACCGGGTGGGACGCCGCCACCCCAGCAAGTTCGTCATCTTCTGGGCGAAGGCGCTGGAGTTGCTCTGGGCGGTCGGCAAGTACACGCTGCTGGGGATCGTCATCGAGGTCCTCGCCGAGCGCTACGTCCCCTCCGACTGGGTCGCCGCGGTCTTCGGCTCCAAGGCCTGGTACACGCCGGTGCTCATCTCGCTCTCGGTCGTGCCGCTGCACCTGAACCAGTTCACCGCCGCCGGCATCCTCTTCGGGCCGGTGAACATCCTGGAGCGGCTCGGGCAGGACGTCTCCTGGAGCGCGG is from bacterium and encodes:
- a CDS encoding permease — protein: MDWGRVSLELAALGADFRDGVLHILPYFLVGVLLGAFIRTYKFHVRLRKRLPVFGSWAVVAATLIAVISPLCACGVLPIMVSLVTSGVPLAPAMALLVTSPLMSFEGYAVTAGLLGPAWANAKLVAAIFMGLWAGLITHFVTRRGGFAVEEMFRGKVPEGDIHDPDCDHRIACNCPDRWSNRVGRRHPSKFVIFWAKALELLWAVGKYTLLGIVIEVLAERYVPSDWVAAVFGSKAWYTPVLISLSVVPLHLNQFTAAGILFGPVNILERLGQDVSWSAGMALLVGGPVTALPAMGVFLSLFKPRVFWLYLGICLTGTLIVAYVSQLLLG
- the larE gene encoding ATP-dependent sacrificial sulfur transferase LarE, which codes for MPDQAEGSKLARLEAALAATGGCLVAYSGGVDSTFLLAVARRALGDRVVAATVRTLVHAPGEAEEAHRRAQALGARHETIDLDLDAHREVLANPPDRCYLCKRLVFTALRRRADELGLPVLADATQADDLGERRPGLRALRELGVASPLAEVGLGKAEIRALSAQLGIEGADRPSAPCLATRVPFGEPITRERLARVAAAEHALAGLGFAALRVRDYGELARIEVRAADLERAAGPALRSRIVEALRAVGYRYVTLDLEGYRTGSMDNAGDAP
- the ilvD gene encoding dihydroxy-acid dehydratase, with protein sequence MRSDLMKKGVEKAPHRSLMKAVGLTDEEIARPLVGIANSWNEIVPGHTHLRDIVDAVKAGVRLAGGTPLEFGVIGVCDGLAMNHLGMKYSLASRELIADSVEVMVTGQPFDALVLVPNCDKIIPGMLMAALRLNIPAIVVSGGPMLAGRRGGKAVDLISVFEGVGAVKAKKMSAADLAELEDCACPTCGSCSGMFTANSMNCLTEAIGMGLPGNGTIPAVTAARRRLAKKAGMQVMELLRRDIRPRDIVTKKAMANAIAVDMALGASSNTVLHLPAIAKEAGFRLDLETFNKAARAVRRLCDISPAGPWHLEDVDAAGGIPAVMAELAKGGQINRSTMTVSGKRTGELLKAANLRDPEVIRPWDKPFAKEGGLAVLFGTLAPGGAVVKQSGVAPEMLRRTLTARVFDSEEAGSAAILGGKIRKGEVIVIRYEGPRGGPGMREMLAPTSAVVGMGLGLDVALVTDGRFSGGTRGAAIGHISPEAAEGGPIALVRDGDRIEIDIPARRLDLLVGDAELAKRRAAWKAPKPNVTTGYLARYARMVRSAGTGAVLED
- a CDS encoding MFS transporter yields the protein MGRSGRSVHYAWAIVVGGTLTTFAALGLGRFALGMLLPAMSADLGLGYARMGWVGTANFVGYLISVLASGVVAARIGPRRMVVAALAVAGLSLVALSRARSLEAVLVLYFLTGLGSGAANVPVMSLVAAWFGSRSRGRAAGFIVSGSGFAILLSGWLIPLLNRQHGAGGWRASWFALALIVLAVAVIDAIVLRDRPADKGLEPLGGPAAAFEPPAHHPHGIRGVLRRGALWYLGLLYFLFGFTYVIAATFMVTSLVRDRGFPESVAGTFWSAVGALSLLSGPIFGTLSDRIGRRGGLAIVFGLQALAYALFASGLPGWSLALAVGCYGVTVWSVPSIMTAVAADLAGPRNAAAAFGFITFIFGLGQMAGPVVAGVLAERSGHFASSFALSAALAALAAGLALLLRVGHRSGADRPGRD
- the trxB gene encoding thioredoxin-disulfide reductase; this translates as MSTDYEIIIIGGGPAGLTAGIYAARARRKTVLLEKHGTGGQMALTWEVENYPGVEKINGYELGQRMEQQARSFGLEIRSADVTGIASAAGVHRVGTSEGELTCRALVLAAGARHNRLGVPGEAEFTGHGVSYCGTCDGAFYQGVPVAVVGGGDTALQEALFLTRFASRVFLVHRRNEFRAAKCLQERVAAEPKIEPVLESVVERIEGGAAVTGVALKNVRTGAASHLAAEGAFIFVGTTPNTEFLAGFVPLDAQGFIPTTPNLETPVPGVFAAGDCRVKALRQISTAVGDGALAATMADDYLSQ
- a CDS encoding TRAM domain-containing protein, which encodes MRRERHGHARTGRQTLSIERLAGGGDGVGHIGGKAVFVPLAAPGDVVEAAIVEDRSRYCRARVLRVVVPSPDRVEPPCPLFGDCGGCAWQHVAYRAQLAAKRAVVEDALRRIGRLEPPPVPAVIPSPREYGYRHRARLHAVRAGGDVVLGFFRAGSHSVVPVASCPVLHPSLDAALAALAAAMRACRGTIPAGSEVRADTGWDGAAVRLSVSEPGGAPLDLPPALQLALRAAGDAAGVAIDAGGPSAAPLALPLGPGEDALVTTGATFTQVNLEQNRALVAAALEMAEARPGTKVLDLCCGLGNLSLPAAAHGARVLGVDLDAEAVRQAR
- a CDS encoding sigma-70 family RNA polymerase sigma factor yields the protein MRTPAPLPSAEAREERKLVEGCRRGDFDCFERLVGRYEKKIYNLALRMLRDPDDAREVLQETFLKVYDNLEKFRGEAHLSTWIYRIAMNEALMRIRKNKHRPRPLEITDEDGESRQIDVEDWAPVPVERLLTKELGGELDRAIALLPEDYRGAFLLRDVEGLSNEEIAKAMKLSVPAVKSRIHRARVFLRNELAPYLIKKKRGN
- a CDS encoding anti-sigma factor; the protein is MRALLSDFLDHTLHWRAARALQAHLSACPPCARFVVSVEQTIVLYRERPVVDVPPAVRGHLRELLRERHAAAPKKSPSRCGLKSSPATPAKARQGRGKRPAKKPAGRS